One Desulfovibrio sp. genomic window carries:
- a CDS encoding DUF448 domain-containing protein, giving the protein MQKNNAAPVEGGEQACDGPERMCVICRRRFPKADLDRHVLAEQGILTLDAEKTRPGRGWYVCSDPVCAAKFAKYRPGTRRKGGKHV; this is encoded by the coding sequence ATGCAAAAGAATAACGCTGCGCCCGTTGAAGGCGGGGAGCAGGCCTGTGATGGGCCGGAGCGTATGTGCGTCATCTGCCGCCGCCGCTTTCCCAAGGCCGACCTCGACCGTCATGTGCTGGCGGAGCAGGGAATTTTGACTTTAGACGCAGAAAAAACCAGACCGGGCAGAGGCTGGTATGTATGTTCCGATCCTGTATGCGCGGCCAAGTTCGCGAAGTACAGGCCCGGAACACGGCGCAAGGGGGGAAAACATGTCTGA
- a CDS encoding ribosome maturation factor RimP: MTDDALKETIARLAEPVATSLGLVIWGVEIVRAGRTVVRLFVDVPFSAATDAQPDPAPLDNDDTDAPALVALSASLGQCEEISRHVALALEVEDTIPEAYVLEVSTPGLTRLFFSLDQMRHYMGDVVEARLLRAVAINEGAPEGPNPSHGGPRRIWRGELLAVEDDSFTLAPATISPEGDVMPEALPPVVIPWEAVRRASRMYIFRQPQKPGKGRAKAPAGKAQASKGKAEGKPGKTKKSKSSGSEENL; this comes from the coding sequence ATGACCGACGACGCACTCAAAGAAACCATCGCTCGCCTTGCCGAACCCGTGGCAACCTCACTGGGTCTGGTTATCTGGGGGGTGGAAATCGTCCGTGCCGGGCGCACTGTAGTTCGGCTCTTTGTTGACGTGCCGTTTTCTGCGGCAACCGACGCTCAGCCCGACCCCGCTCCCCTCGACAACGACGATACCGATGCGCCCGCCCTGGTCGCGCTTTCTGCCTCTCTTGGCCAGTGCGAAGAAATTTCGCGCCATGTGGCCCTTGCCCTTGAGGTAGAAGACACCATTCCCGAAGCGTATGTGCTGGAGGTTTCCACCCCCGGCCTTACACGCCTTTTTTTCAGCCTTGACCAGATGCGCCACTACATGGGCGATGTGGTTGAGGCCCGCCTGCTCAGGGCCGTAGCCATCAACGAAGGCGCGCCCGAAGGCCCCAACCCCTCGCACGGCGGCCCCCGCCGCATCTGGCGCGGCGAACTGCTTGCGGTAGAAGACGATTCTTTTACTCTGGCCCCCGCCACCATTTCGCCAGAGGGCGACGTGATGCCCGAAGCCCTGCCCCCTGTGGTCATTCCCTGGGAGGCTGTGCGCCGGGCAAGCCGCATGTACATTTTCAGGCAGCCGCAAAAGCCGGGCAAGGGGCGTGCAAAAGCGCCGGCCGGCAAGGCCCAGGCCAGCAAGGGCAAGGCCGAAGGCAAGCCGGGCAAAACAAAAAAATCTAAATCAAGCGGTTCTGAAGAGAACCTGTAA
- the nusA gene encoding transcription termination factor NusA produces the protein MNLELKKAIDQISKDKGLDRNMLIVTLEEAVRTSVLRRFSEDMDVEVTYNDETGDIEVYQFKIVMEDDDFANPDTQIEYSEAIKHDPSVQVDDEMGFRVKVEDLGRIAAQSAKQVIIQRMRDAEQEIIYTEYKDRVGEIVSGIVQRRDKGGWVVNLGRTEAILPREEQIPREHYKRGDRVQALIIEVRQEGRGPQVVVSRSHRDYMAALFRREVPEVDDGVVQIMGVARDPGSRAKVAVLSRERDVDPVGACVGVRGSRIQNIVQELHGERIDIVVWSADIATYARNALAPALVSRIVVDEEENLLEVIVPDDQLTNAIGRKGQNVKLAARLLGWKVDIFTETRYNEANAIGHGLEQVASVAEVSIEALLAAGYSSLDKLREATDQELSDKLTISAARIADLRSAINFLAPIVESTPESSAVELSKPAATESGDAKE, from the coding sequence ATGAATCTTGAACTCAAAAAGGCCATCGACCAGATCAGCAAAGATAAGGGTCTTGACCGCAACATGCTCATCGTCACGCTTGAAGAAGCCGTGCGCACCTCGGTGCTGCGCCGCTTCAGCGAGGATATGGACGTTGAGGTGACCTACAATGACGAAACCGGCGACATTGAGGTCTACCAGTTCAAAATCGTCATGGAAGACGACGATTTCGCCAATCCCGACACCCAGATCGAATATTCCGAAGCCATCAAGCACGATCCTTCCGTGCAGGTGGACGACGAAATGGGTTTCCGCGTCAAGGTGGAAGACTTGGGCCGTATTGCCGCCCAGTCTGCCAAGCAGGTGATCATCCAGCGCATGCGTGATGCAGAGCAGGAAATCATCTACACCGAATACAAGGACCGCGTGGGCGAAATCGTGTCGGGCATCGTGCAGCGCCGCGACAAGGGCGGCTGGGTTGTGAACTTGGGCCGCACCGAAGCCATTTTGCCGCGTGAGGAACAGATTCCCCGCGAGCACTACAAGCGCGGTGACCGCGTGCAGGCTCTTATTATTGAAGTGCGCCAGGAAGGCCGCGGCCCACAGGTCGTTGTCTCCCGCTCGCACCGCGACTATATGGCCGCCCTCTTCCGCCGCGAAGTGCCCGAAGTTGACGACGGTGTCGTGCAGATCATGGGCGTGGCCCGCGACCCCGGTTCGCGCGCCAAGGTTGCCGTGCTCTCGCGTGAGCGCGACGTTGATCCCGTGGGTGCCTGCGTTGGCGTGCGCGGTTCGCGCATCCAGAACATCGTGCAGGAACTGCACGGCGAACGCATCGACATCGTGGTGTGGAGCGCCGACATTGCCACCTATGCCCGCAATGCCCTGGCCCCGGCCCTGGTTTCGCGCATCGTGGTGGATGAAGAAGAAAACCTTCTTGAAGTCATCGTGCCCGACGACCAGCTGACCAACGCCATTGGCCGCAAGGGCCAGAACGTCAAGCTGGCCGCGCGCCTGCTTGGCTGGAAGGTCGATATATTTACAGAGACCCGCTACAACGAGGCCAATGCCATTGGCCACGGCCTTGAACAGGTTGCCAGTGTGGCCGAAGTTTCCATTGAGGCGCTTCTGGCTGCGGGCTACAGCTCGCTGGACAAACTGCGCGAGGCCACGGACCAGGAACTTTCCGACAAGCTCACCATCAGCGCGGCCCGCATTGCAGACCTGCGCTCGGCTATCAACTTCCTGGCCCCGATTGTAGAAAGCACCCCCGAATCCTCGGCGGTGGAGCTGTCAAAGCCCGCCGCTACGGAAAGCGGAGATGCAAAAGAATAA
- a CDS encoding translation initiation factor IF-2 N-terminal domain-containing protein — protein sequence MSDDKIKIKDLCGDISQDSKDVLRAARELGMPVKSATGSVTSEEATRLRDYFAEQKQVDAERTGSHPSVIVRRRRKDSPLEAESAAQEAPVAAPVELDAPKEKAPVAEPVTEAAPAAKVEEPVAPKAPKAEPAAAPAAEAKARIVKPAKVISPARVISRPSDRTEAEVVEAPAAAAPAAAPVVEAAKATEAAPAAKVVEAPAEKAEAQDKAAKAARVARPDASAMPEGSSAPTLPQRASEPRSESADGAEDGVAQRRAPRAEAPAAPQVRIISRPVPGATPTQEARPARQGDG from the coding sequence ATGTCTGATGATAAGATAAAAATTAAGGATCTGTGCGGGGATATCTCGCAGGATTCCAAGGATGTGCTGCGTGCCGCGCGTGAACTCGGCATGCCGGTAAAATCCGCTACCGGTTCCGTCACCTCAGAGGAGGCCACTCGCTTGCGCGACTACTTTGCCGAACAGAAACAGGTTGATGCGGAGCGCACCGGTTCGCACCCCAGCGTTATCGTGCGCCGCCGCCGCAAGGACTCCCCGCTGGAAGCGGAATCCGCTGCGCAGGAAGCCCCCGTTGCCGCGCCGGTCGAACTGGACGCCCCCAAGGAAAAGGCCCCTGTGGCCGAACCCGTAACCGAAGCGGCACCCGCCGCCAAGGTGGAAGAACCCGTTGCGCCCAAGGCCCCCAAGGCCGAGCCGGCTGCTGCCCCTGCGGCAGAAGCCAAGGCGCGCATCGTCAAGCCCGCCAAGGTTATTTCGCCCGCGCGCGTTATCAGCCGCCCCAGCGACCGTACCGAAGCCGAAGTAGTGGAAGCCCCCGCTGCCGCAGCACCCGCCGCGGCCCCGGTTGTGGAAGCCGCCAAGGCCACCGAAGCAGCACCCGCCGCCAAGGTTGTGGAAGCCCCGGCTGAAAAGGCCGAAGCCCAGGACAAGGCCGCCAAGGCCGCCCGCGTGGCGCGCCCCGATGCCTCGGCCATGCCCGAGGGCTCTTCCGCACCCACCCTGCCGCAGCGTGCTTCCGAGCCTCGCAGCGAATCCGCCGACGGCGCTGAAGACGGCGTTGCACAGCGTCGCGCACCCCGCGCCGAGGCTCCTGCCGCTCCGCAGGTTCGTATTATTTCTCGCCCTGTGCCCGGTGCCACGCCCACGCAGGAAGCCCGTCCCGCTCGTCAGGGTGATGGC